GTTCTATCGTTTTATTCTTGGACTCGGAGTAGGTAAAATGACAGGTGAATTGGGTAGATTTCCTTTACAAATAAAAGCCACAGTTGCACATTAAATATTGGAACAGAATTAATATAACAACTTACCTGATAGTCATATTTTAAAGAGTGCATTAAGTGAGTTAATACAATAAACTCTAATTGGTCAATTCATATTaaagaaatacacaatgtaTTGGTTGTGAATGATTTAGATAAAGTAAGTTCTCattataatacaaataatgttGCACTATAATTTTCAAATGCAGTAACAGTAAAACTAAATAATGAACACATCCAGACTTGGAAGGAGTTAAATCATTGTCATAAAGATAGTAAAGGGGGAGGGGGAATAAATTAAGAACATACAAGTTATTTAAacttaattttgaatttgaaaattatttaagTAATATCATCATCGATTCATGGATTTTAGTTTACggaaattattatcaaaatttaggTTAAGTGACCATACTTTAGAAATAGAATTAGGTAGAAGGAGATCCCCAAGAGTTCCTTTTGATTTAAGATTTTGTAAAAGATGTGATTTAAGTTTAGTTCATgatgtgatacattttattttagaattttcagtatacaaagaaaacaaattgtttagAGAATGTGAGATAGAAATTGATCTTTTTTGAATATTATGAATTTATCATCTTCCTCTTgccaaatttttgaaaaacttacattgtatgtagttatttatatataaaaaattgttttgttgttattaatttttattgttgtttgccatactgtactgtattcaCTGATGATACAGTTGTggaataaagttattattaaacCTTACTCCTTTATAACTTGTTGTAATTATGCATTTATTGTTCTGTTTCGGTCACAGTCACTTGTAagctaatattccattccaggatggtaatattctagtctaagatgatcataatacaaaataatgatgttgtTATCATAGGTAtttatgatattcaaaaaataccattACCGATGACTGTTACAGAATAGACACAAGTTATGAAACCAGAAGATACAGTAGAAGATACATGACAATTTCAACGATACGTTTTAATTATGGATCCCAAATCAACAAATATAACCAAAACATCACCATGTGCATCCATGGCACTCTTAGAAAACACTTTACCCAACCAATCTGCAACAACATTGATCCAAAATGGTTTTTCTAATGCTTTCACGAAGCAATACCTGCACATTTTAAACGACCCACAATGATACTTCCGATGATGGGTCCCATTACATCATGCTTCAACATGTTAATGAACGAATACATCATGTTAATGAACAAATATATGATTAGCGTGTAGCTGATTGGTTGTAAGGTATTGCTGTTGTCTGGTGTGTAGCTGATTGGTTGTAAGGTATTGCCGTTGTGACCATGACCTTCATCATCTTCCAGTTTCATAAATTGTGTCTATTCCGTAACGGTCATCTGTAAcgttattttttgaatatcataaataccaataataacgttattattttgtattatgatcatcctagactagaatatatcaccatcctggaatggaatattagctcacaagtgactgtgagtTTGGTCTAGTCTGCTCTGCATTCCTGCCTTATACTTATTTAACTTTTTTAGagttatttatttaatgttCTACGTGTCTCAATCGGTTTGACTAATTGTAATGACTATCTCCGTGTTTTCATTTCCCAGAGACCTTATGTATGTACACAGGATGACTGTTTTAAGAGTTTTACACGGTATGCACATCTGAAACGTCACATAGCAACACACTCAGGAGAGAAACCATTCAGGTAtagtatacgtacatgtatttggaTCTTTGGTGGTTATGAGTTACCTCTTGTGTATATTAGAATAGTAGAACTAAATAAGTTAGACATCCTGAGAGttctaaaatatataaatttggaTTTTGAGTGGTATATAGTCCGAGGAGGCTCTGACTTCAGTACGGAGTCAGACATATTTGGTCGGTATGACTCCGTTTTCAGTCAGAGATCCAAGTGCTCTCAAACTTACAAACAATGCATTTGAATACATAACGAGGAAGGTGGGCCCTCGTTCACTGACAGGCCTGCACTGACCTGTATGGTACAGGAGTGTACATGTCTAATAGACATATAGTGTTCACATTGCACATACTATTTAGTGAATGAGGACGCAACATCTCATTATCGTTCATGACTCGGAagtcaagtttttttttaacaaaagtAATCTTTCAGTGCAAAGAAATCATTGGACATCATTTAATAAGTTGCCTTTGAAAATTGAAAGTGAAGTTTGATGAGCTACTGACaactttacatattttacatggaGAAATCCAGTGCCAAATTCAAAGACGTCGACATCAGTGTTCGATCGCACGTTTGAGAGTACTTCGATCTCTGTCTGTGAATGGAGTCATACCAGCCAAATATATCTGACTCCATACTCAAGTTGGAGCCTCTTCAGACTAAGTGAAATAGAGATCTGAAAATGAGGATATTTTGAAAATAGAACATCTGTTCAAACAAGAAATTGACTTTGTTTTGGCTGGACTTAATCTACAAGATACAGACTTTtgtgccacactatcagccagcactcacagAAGAAGCCTGATAGCTGGGTAAACAACATAACGTATCTTAGTCTATGCTCGACCATTTCAGCACTGTTAGATTGAACAgagtgttttgttttgaaatgtttatctatagttgTCCTGAAGAAGGTTGTGACAAAAAATTTGCTTGTAAAGGCAACGTAAGTCTACACATCAGAAGATATCACCAAGGTAACCGATATAAGGTAAGCAGGTAGATTTTGTTGTTGAAGAAACAAGTGGAATATAATTGAAGacaaaatttgcatacaggaagatggggtggggtgtgggggggggggggagagattTGTATACACCCTCTATCAGCTGACAATGTAGGACTTGAAAGAtgtgagacatacatgtagtataattAATGGGGCCAAACGTGTATTGGTGTGTCaactttcaatcaatcaatcaatcaatcaaatttgtATAGCCTCGATTTCCaaagcaatgttctgttcagtagcgctgAATGATTAAAAGCACACCCtaggctttggtgaacaaataatcTTATTTATTGTGAATTGTGAAAAGAATTAGTAGTCTGAAGAAAGAATTGGTGTAATTGATTGGAGTGAATTATTACATAGTTAACAGTGTGTTTCAGCTTTAAGAAAGTGAATACAAATAATTCTTGACAGTTTTTTCTTTTCTATCTTACGATGTAAAGTGTGAGTTTGAGGGCTGTGACAAGTCGTTCAAGAAGCACCAACACTTGAAAACACATCAATATGAACACACGAAAGTGAAACCATACAAGTAAGTAGAAATTGGTCAAACACATATCTCGTTGATTAACGTCAAATCACTGTATTGTTCATCATATGTTCACTGCTAGCATCATACTAAGTCTTGTGGTTTTGGCATGATTACTGTATTTTGTAAACTAGTGGACACTCAGTGGAATGCATATGAACCAGTGGACACTCAGTGGAATGCATACCTAAGCTAACACATAGGGTAGTGGATTCGAATCTTAACAAAAATCCCAACCCCAATCTGATTTCCACTAAAATCTGATCAGTTTTGGTTGTAGTCTAATATGCAGTTATTTGCACAAAGTTTCAGCTAAAATCATCAATCCTTTTGAAATATTCTCGTAGATAAAGTGGTGAAAACGTAACTCTTTTCAACCCTGCTGCTTGAGGTCATCAAGATCATAATCAGGATATAATCCTAGCAAAACAATACTAGAACACGGTATCATCTACAGTCAAGTGCACATTCTTTCTTATATAGCATTTATACTGTGAGTCATTCTTGGTGTTTCCATTTTCTCTTCTCTCCCAGGTTTGTCGAAAACCATGTAAATCATTTCAATTCCAAGTTCAGTTTCAAGTTGAACTTGAACTCAttccaattcaattcaattcaattgaaCTTGATTCTAATCTTTGTAGGTGTGAACATGAAGGTTGTGAAGCCAGATTCCTAGTTCCAAGTGTATTAAAAAGGCACTCCAAAGTACATCTTGGTAAGTTCGTACAGTTATTTGAAAACAGgaaagtaaaagaaaaaaacagatTCAAttctaaaagtaaaataagCAGATCTGTTTCTGAGAAAAGCACACTTGGAGACTAAggtctagaaaaaaaaattgtttggtttcggttacccaacccctacctagtttttcactgccgaccctaaactttttttttacatgttcaagaaaaaaatcataaaattgtgaagtctcgccagaaacagtggatgcggaaactgccatcaacgtaaaaacacaataaaaaactgttcttcctgtctgtaacggctgtacatctgatgggaagaaaccaataacacagagaccatttggaaaacacataactacctgacctagacactcacacctcaaaaaaaatataatgaaataaaataaaaaatctacctaccccacctattctaaaactaattgaaacaacacaatttttttttattaggcctaaagaatgtgtcttttttgtgtTCAGAGCCTTCTATGtatgtttgttattttctttcagtATCAGAGAGGTAcaattatgaaatgtattcaaaatattcGAAACACTTTCAAAAGATGTATATTTTACTTATTCTGCCATTTTAAGTCCATTGTCTTTCATAATGATATGTGTTTGTATTTCTGTGATAGGAGCACATATTCTAGcatgtttgatttttgacaGAACTCGATGATGTATTAGTGATAGTGTGgcgtactcggggtatttgcaccagtgcttgcaatgttctctGCAGCTGTGCTTTCACTTGCTGTGCtcatgaaagtgcagcagacAACACTACAAATACAAGAGCAAATACTCCTGAATACCCACACTTGAACTCATGTAGCATGAGGTTCTGTtactattacatatgtttaGCTGAAATGGCAAACTTCcataaaaaattataaaaaattgcgtgctttcatttacatttgaattatagtgtcttcatttgcatatcatttgcatacacgtATACactaatgtttttggtattgcactgcagtgaaaataccactagtatgtgtgtgtgcaccagtgcaagtataatctctggtacatatgtaataataagaaTTATGCcatgaaattatttttgtgaTGTGTCTTTCATTGTTTTAGGTTATGCTTGCAAAAAAGACGGATGTACAGCAAAGTTTGACAAATGGACTCAGTTGAATAAACATGTTAGTGTAGAACATCGTGCACGTAAAGGTGAGTTCATTATGGTGTTAATCGTTGGTAGTAATCATACATTATCTGTGTGTGGTGCCACTACTAGGGGATGTGGGGTGATGCAAGTGTTTGATctcatttgtatttgtatatgaatgtgtgtgcatgtatgtgtgtgtttgtgcttgtgtatgtgtgtgtaagtttgtgtttattatatatGAGTGAATCAGTAatatgtctgcatgtgtgtgcttgtgtgtgctTGTTTACAAGTGTGTGAGTTggggtttgtgtgtgtgtgtgtgtgtatgtgaaagCATGCATGTTTTGTGGATCGGCATGTGCATTTGTGTTGGTTGATGTTTCATGATTGTGTAAATGTTTGCTTGTTGATTATTGTTTGTCAGTACATGTTTTGAGAGATGATGGAGTATGTCCATTAATCTTAATATTAATCTTGAAGTTTTTTTATTGGAAAGTCATGGCAAGCACTTACATGTACctttcattatttgacagaataCAAGTGCGATATCTGTGACAAGGCTTTCAACATGGCGTGGAAGGTAACTACTTACCCTATGCAATCCTGTTGTCTTTAGAAAATAGTACAATTTCTTTTGataaaaggaatatttttatttacttgAATACTTGATTACAACAAAGTTATCATGCAGTGGTAATTAGtgtaattaaaatatttgatttagGCTGGAATTGTTTTGTTAAAAGTTTGTgttcattccagtggttcttaCACCTGTAATTGAGACAAGAAATTTACAATTTGATGGGTTTGTCTACTTCCTGTAGCACGTTGTTACAGCTGTATGTACTATAActgggtattatttttttgatcagaGTCAAAGAGATCACTGAAATTTTGTTAATATGGCCAAAATTTGGcagtgtacatgttaattagagatTTATTTTATCCATAATTAGtatagtaacaggttgaaaGTGTGATAGTGttgggagtgggggggggggggggggggcgcagtTCATACATGGTTAGATCATGTTGGAGTTTATTAACAATTGGTCTGTCGAAAACAAGATTTCTGATTTTGGAGTGGTGGGGGAAGTTGTGATTGGATAAAGTTGGACTGACTGTATattaaaaaaagtaaagtttGGAAAGTTGTTGAGTGTAAAAgtatttttcttccttttttttctACAAACACAGTTGAGAGATCACTCTGAAATTCATCTCACAGAAAGAGAAATATTTGCCTGTACCCAAGATGGCTGCCAAAAGACATTTCTGAAGGTAACATTACACCTGTCTTGCCTTTCCAGAGTTGGACCCTCTATGAGCCATTTATGCAATACCAAGAGACTGAACAAATtgtaaacatcaaaataaagGTGGTCAACAATGGACGAATGATTGTAAACCACATCTGTATCCTAAAAAATATGAAGTTTTCATTTCATCACTGTCCTCATCATTGTTCATAATTTagagatattattcccaaattaGATTCTTCTTTGTTCAACCGAGGAAAATAATTGAGACCTAAGGAaattgtcactatgagtcgatTGATTATTACTGACAAACCCTAAAGGTCACAattattttctggttgaatgaaaaaaaaaaaagattcagattcagattcagagtCAGATTCTTTTATTGTCATATGTATAAAAACATTGGAACATAACTATTCATGAGCGCCCttaaaaacatggtaaaatgGGGGACAAAAGGgcagataaaaacaaaacagaaaaaagaaTATTAGAAAGTAATATGATTATATATGTACCCCTTGAAgtataatttattgaaaatcgAGAAATATACTGACAATTTGGGATGGTTTGACTCGTAAGCACCggagaaccaatgacatagacacaggttgtaGTCACAATCGGAGTATCAAAAcccataattttgtttgaatgtgtttaaCCTGACTTGTGTGTTGTCTAATATGTAATGTTCATCCCTGTGTTGTTCTTTCAGGCTGCAAATCTAGCATTACATATACGCAACTACCATGAAGGTGAAAGGCCATATGCGTGTTTCCACGAAGGCTGCACAAAGACGTTCCGATATAAAGTGTCATTGGTTAAGCACCAGATTGTACATGATCCAAACAGACCACCGAAAGAGGTATGTTGGTGAAAATTATGGCTATCTATGACAGGGTACTCCCCAGTCTCTTAAAGAGTGCTGGTCAGTCATTAATTTATAGTAATCAATTTACtgaatattatttcaaagatgTCAATTTCTAGGCCACAGtattatgaaaacaatgtgaCTGACCAGAGATCTGCTGTTGCGGTAAGCTGCAATTTTTTAGTGCCAGTTGTTACCAACCAGTGATTACCAGCATGGGAGAGATTCttgttatgatataatataagaTCCACTTGACTATAGCTGTTTAGATTGTTGTCAAGCACTACAAGGGGGAACTCCATTCCAGgaaataatggtattttcataaactttaggttCTGGAGACTTACTTCCTGatttcacatcacctacattatgCACCTTTTCAGACGAACAATTTGAACGTCTCCACATTTGGGGATTTTTGCTGTGGGCCTCATGGAAGTCAACAGAAATTTGTTAATAGTGTTTTCACTAACAGTAATAAGCACTTatgagttatgaatattcattgttcacctatTGCACATGTATTTCTGAAGACTCCCATTCGGCTGCACTGCGGCACACAAACTCACTAAATGTGGCACAACTTCAACTTGCAGTTTCTCTGAAATCGTGCATATTGTAggtaatgtaaaatcatgaaatgactctccagaacctaaaatttatgaaaatgtatctATTTCGTGGAGTGGCATCCCCCTTTAACAAATTTGTGGCCATGTACCATTGTCTATATACTTTTACACAATTAGTTTTGAATACAGTCGTACTCTAATGACTTCTCACATTCCATTCCTTTCTGATTTTGTACTTCTTAGAAGAAGCCAAGAAAGTGTACAAAGCGAAGCATGGCATCCAAACTGAGCGGCTACATTGTCAAAACTACCAAAGCATCAAAAAAGGATAAGTCAGAGGCTACATCTATACAAACAAAAGAGGACAAAAAGTTGAAAAACATCAAACAGAAGGAAACTGTGTCAGAAACAGATGCAaacatgagtatgtgtgtgacTCAAAGTGAGCCAGAAATTGCACTGACAATGGATGTTACTGATGGTCACTCTGATTgtgataatagtaataataacaaGGTTGGACAggataaaaatatacaagacATTGGAGAAGAGAAGACTGCTGAAAAATGTTCAACCAAGACTAAAGACATGATAATGAATGATTGTATGTGTAGTTCACAGGTAACTGACAGTCAGCTGTGTAAGCAACATTTCGTTGTTGTCAAATCatgaacaaattatattttagCATGGACAAAGTTACGGGTATGTTCAACTTCCAGTCAGTATACTAGTAAATATTGACAATGTGCCAGTTATTCACTGCTGAGACCAGTAAGCTGGTTTTTTGTctgttacatttcattttgtatttggaACTTGATAATGTAACAACACATTTTGAAACTGGATAATGTAACAACACATTTTGAAACTGGATAATGTAACAACACATTTGAAACTGGATAATGTAACAACACATTTGATTCATAAAGTTTTCTACAGAAGCATTTCTTTCGaaagaaatttcattttcattttcaaaaaatggtttattatatttatgacaaaaatatatttttgaattgtattttGCTTTATATAGTGCAAATGACAAAAGTTACAGTAAGATTTTAATAAAGTGAGGATAGGTAGGTTCAATTTCTTTGATCAGAAGATTCAGAATTCAAAAAGgatatatttgaaatgtcaaagaAAACTTCATAAGTTTGTTGAAAGTCGTGAAAAGTTGAGGTATATGCAAGGAGTGGCGATAACTGAAATTTATTTAGCAAATTTTGCAATACTTCTAATTACTTTTGTTTCCTATCCATGTCGATATTATTAACAAGTGATTATTATGaattaatattacttcatggtTGTTGAATGGCATTAGTACTGGTAATCACAGAAGTTCATTATTCTCACTATCTCTGAAATGGTTGCCACATTTTTCCTAAATTATACGTGGTTTGCCATAAAATAATAATTCTCAGCATTTGCCAAATTGAGCATCAACAAAATAAAGAGATAATTTCACACCAAATTTCTTTAGTGACGCGAAGGGCTGTGACctgtgcatttttttttcagatttacCTGTGTTTAATACAGAAatcatgtatgttttgtatggCCACACATTGTAGACACACTTTAGTAATGAGAGAAAATGTGTCCAAGGTTGACACAGTGCTGGAGTATCTTTCTAGAGTATTTTTCAGTCTCTCTGTTATAAATGATGTATTAATTTTCAGAGGTACTCAGTTACAGCAAGTTGCATAACATAAGTGCATTATCGCGCATTAAAGATATTATGTGGGGACCCCCCACCCCACTCCAATGATCTACTGTTACACAAGCACCACAGGTATGTGAACCCCCACTCCACCCACCACATAATAGAAATATGTGGGGAAAAGTATTCCTTGTCATTTTCACACAGCAGACAATTACATTGTTTACTCCATGTTTCCAATATTtatctagtggtctgagatgttaCAAGTGCTGTGATTATAGTAACTGTCTTTTCTTGCCAACCAGTTCCGTGAAAACAGATGTGCAGGATCCCATTTATTGTTTAGAGAGATTCATATAAAAGATTATAATCCCCGATGATTGTTAAAGTAAAACAAATCACAGgtgtttattttttgaaaaaaatgtgtcttgttttgattttgaaaaatttcaTACATGTAAAAATTACATGGacagaataatataataaacttaTGCCAAGTTTACAGCTGTGTCATTGATCACTCACTGGTGTGTAGTGTTTTGTGAttgaattatgtaaatttcatcatGCAAATACTATTTTTACGTCCACAGGAAAACATTAGCCTGCCTGTAGACTCGAATGGCTATCGCTATACTATTCCGCTGTCCTCACTGACATGATTTTTGAATTCGCGCTAGCCTACATGTGTACCTGAGAACAGCTATCGCTActctattccactatcctaactgacattttgaattttttaaatttggCGCTCCGTTCCCTAATTCAAAATGTGAGTCAGGATTTTGCAGAATTGTGTAGCACTACCTGTTcacaagtctacaggtaggctaggaAAACAATGTTTCAGTAGCGTTTGGAAAGCATTTGTAGCTgcctttttttctttctttctttttttacaaaGCAAAAGgatacaaacatgacatataaGAGGGGCTCATAGATGATGTCATGGTATTCAGTTGGTTTTCGACCAAAATTAGATTCCAGGCTTGGAAGACCTCTTGCAGGCGAACTTTACTTTTTAAGGTATCGATTCCCAGGTTCAGGTTGCAGTATTGATTGACGTTGTGTTTGTAGTTTTTAGCTTAGGCGAACGAGATAACCGCTACACTACGAAAACTTGCGTGAGATAATGACTTAAGTTCAGAATCAGATAAGTCATGAGAGAACGAGTTGATCAGAAACGGAATAATCATTTTCTATAGTAAAATTTATAAACAAATGACTTTTGTattattgcagtgtatgatgggaatagaatagaatattttgttaGTAGAATGGTAATTCTCCAACCTCTATGGAAATGCAATAATTCTTTTCCggagtaacatttgtaaacgaATAACTTTGTCtaattgcagtgtatgatgggaacaGAATAGAATAATGTGTTGGTAGAATGgggattgtccaacctctattgaaatggaataatccttttccatagtaacattagtataaaacaagtgactttgttctattgcagtgtatgatgggaatagaatagaataatttgttggtagaatggCAATTGTCCAACTGCTACTCAAATAGAATAATCATTTTCTATAGTAaaattttttgtaaacaaatgactttgtcttattgcagtgtatgatgggaacagaatagaataatatGTTGGTAGAATAGTGATCGTCCTATCTCTATTGAAATGGCATAATCCTTTTCCccagtaacatttgtaaacaaatgactgttctattgcagtgtatgatgggaatagaatagaataatttgatggtagaatggagattgtccaacctctattgaaatggaataaccCTTCTCTGtagtaacatttataaacacatgactttgtt
The genomic region above belongs to Glandiceps talaboti chromosome 8, keGlaTala1.1, whole genome shotgun sequence and contains:
- the LOC144438996 gene encoding uncharacterized protein LOC144438996 translates to MLHFCTYEGCDAFFNKPWRLEAHMCSHTGKRPYVCTQDDCFKSFTRYAHLKRHIATHSGEKPFSCPEEGCDKKFACKGNVSLHIRRYHQGNRYKCEFEGCDKSFKKHQHLKTHQYEHTKVKPYKCEHEGCEARFLVPSVLKRHSKVHLGYACKKDGCTAKFDKWTQLNKHVSVEHRARKEYKCDICDKAFNMAWKLRDHSEIHLTEREIFACTQDGCQKTFLKAANLALHIRNYHEGERPYACFHEGCTKTFRYKVSLVKHQIVHDPNRPPKEKKPRKCTKRSMASKLSGYIVKTTKASKKDKSEATSIQTKEDKKLKNIKQKETVSETDANMSMCVTQSEPEIALTMDVTDGHSDCDNSNNNKVGQDKNIQDIGEEKTAEKCSTKTKDMIMNDCMCSSQVTDSQLCKQHFVVVKS